DNA from Megachile rotundata isolate GNS110a chromosome 8, iyMegRotu1, whole genome shotgun sequence:
attcttcaaagttAGCAGAAAATTTATTAGCAGGTAACTTTGGTGCTTCATCCTTTACAACCTGTTTCAATTGTTCAAAAGGTGTTCCCCAAGATTCATAAGGAAACTTTCCTGTTGCTAATTCAACAAGAGATATACCTAATGACCAAACATCAGATCTGATGTCATATTGTGAAGGGTTACCCGACGGGTCTATCCTTTCTGGCTAAAAAAAAGGTCACAATGGAGAATTTATTGAACAGACAAGAACAAATAATCCATAATTAGTGTTATAAAGTTACGTACAGCCATATATGGTTTACACCCAGCATCAATTGTTTTTGCAACAGAATCTACTAGATAGCCAGATAtaccaaaatcacaaatttttacTTCTCCTTTacgattaattaaaatattgctaGGTTTTACATCTCTATGGATTACTCGCAACTGTGAATACAGATAATGTAATGCGCTTACTACCTGTAAAAATGATTTGAATTTATAATCATGATTAATACTGAACAACTACTACAATTATTTGATTTGTCCTTACTGCAAAAGCAATTTTTCCTAAAATATCTTCAGGAATGGCACGTCCATACTTATAcacttttgtataaaatttatccAGACTCATATCCATTACTTCCATACATATCCAAACATCTCCTTCTCTAAATAATGCTCCATAAAATTGTACTGTATATTGACATGCTGAactacgcatggaaatatcTAAATCCATAAGTAATCGTTTTTGTTCCTGTGTGTTAACTGTTGCAGTTATTCTCtatgtaacaaataaaatattactgttaaaaatgtatcaaaaatacattaaaattgtatatttgaatAACAATATTTGGTACCTTGACTGCCATAATAGTACCACTTTGTTTATGTCGCATCTTATCTACAATGCCATACGCTCCACGTCCAAGAATACAGATAGTCTCTAGATCATCTGCTTCCACTACAAAGGTTTTCTCCcctatagttattgtagttctttTATCTAAATTTCTTGGTGGAGTACTATAATGTAAAGTTAGTTACTGACtttataacaatattaaattattaaaaaattaagtatcTTTTAAAGTATGCCATAATATATATCAATATACATATTtctattacatatattacaatgcgatatatttgcaaaataatacaTACACAGGCACAGGTGCCTCTTCAGAAACTTGCAACTTTAAGTTTTTCTTTCCCCGACGTAGAGCCATGATTTAGTGAACACTTGATAAGTAATATTAAGCCTGCAAGTTTGGCAGTATATACAATTGAATACAATTCATATTCAACTAAgttataataaatatcgtaaacgtgttctgtaaaaaaaataaaattggataCAATGTCGAAAATTAATGGTTATACAATAAACTAATTAAAGACAAATATGTGTAAAATGGTGAATAAAATAGAAtgttttttaaaatcaatttgttTCATAAtgctacaataaataatttacataataccTTCTTTAACATGACGGTATCTTACAATAATAACGACAAAACTCTAAACTTTGTTGCCCATATATGAAGTTTTCTGTAAACTCAAACAGTTGCTTGAAATTGGTCACAAAtgcttttcaattttaaattcaatttggaCTCTTCACACATTAAATTGCTCTAAATACAGCATATACATTTTTTGAAAggttttataaacattttaataacaaaattttattaaatagtagCTAATATAATTTGTTGTGTAGGGCACTTATCGTTTAAAGTACGttaaattatctaaaataatgtaaatattcaaaaatcaaCCTTAAAGTCATGTTCATATGAACTATAAAGTaacgttttaaattaattatataaataaatttattgaattaaacCTTTTTGGCATTATGTATACTATATATACGTACAATATTGAGGTTTttgaaataatatacaatatatacctACTAATTCGATGTATATGGTCCATTTAAATAGATgcacatataaatatatttaaaatcattagtgatattgaaaaatgtttcaaacagaAAGTAAGTATTTCATGGAAAATAATAATTCGGTATTAATAGTTTTTCTATACGTGGGTATGTAAGGTGACTTGAAGGTCAACTTCATTTCTTTTGTGAATGGAACTCATTGGTATGATTTTTTGATACTGTTCTCTACTTTTTACtacaaaaaattgaatatttacacTGGAAACTCATTAATttagaagaaatatttttatgttaaaactGCGAAATAGTACTTAATATActttaatacatttataaatacataaccTTTGTCATGTTTATgagaaaatattattgtcgaaCGAGTTTTCATTTATTTGCGCACGTCGACTTTGATTGGTTTAGCAAATTCTGTAACCAAGGGTAACACGCATGCGCATTTGTAATAATTAGGAGATCACATGCACATTCAGTGATCTTTTATTTGTAAACAAATAACATTGAATAAAGCGAAGAATTAGTCGATAACTTATATCAAAATCCATGTTGGATTAATGTATTAAATGTATCTATGCGAAGTATACTGAAGCTTATAATTGTAACATAAAACGAGCACTTATTTGTACTGACTAAAATTTgttcattgaaaattaataactctgaaaattaaaaactaactGTAACAAGTTTTTTAGACCTAAAagttgtaattaataaaatactaatgttaataaatatcgaGAAATTATACattctaaatatatttatcaataaaaagatggcgtatcttttaaaaatatgttcaaTATCAATTCTTATCTGTGAATCTGAAATAATGTTTTAAGAAAAGGCTTTTAAGAATTGAATAAAGAAAAGATTCTTTCAATTGATATGTATATATTAACAGTTGTAtaacaatgaaaaataaaacaacTTTTAAGAAATATCAAAATGTTGTATTAATCCTTGTAAGATGAATATAACTGatactttaaaaaatatgcaatgtCATTTCAACctgtaacaatattattattgtgtataaaattcaaaatacacCTGTATGTATAAGTACATTTAAGTATAtcaagatatacatatacacatatacagaaAGAATATGCAAATAAACAATACATACCGAGACACAATGACTCTGCATTCGGCTTATGAGggtcaattttaatattccctttattacttaatttattgatgtattaattgaagagtattcattatttatatgaattgtaaaatttctgatTAATTGTAAGTTAATAATGAAACTTCATAAGTATCAAAGATACATAATTCAAATTCTGATGTTTCCAAATATGAAAAAGTTGTATTCATCCCATACTTTGTTATCAtaatacaatttacaaaatcacTGGTATTAAATATTCATCGCATAACAGATGTTATAATTGCATCATATAAAATCGTTAAATAAACAGGTTAGTCAGTTGACAATTCCAGCGCATGCGTCATTATTTTCACTAAATATAAAagattttcaatataaaatataatttttttacacaAAATTGTTACTCGTTGAAAATAATGTTATGTTTAATGACGCGCGATGAACGACACGCAATGAATCGTAAATaattccacttttccaaatgCAAACATTTCGATCGCAGTACCACGTCAGTTTTTTTCGCGTATACAATAGCTGAAGTGGCGACAGTGATAGTAACAAAAAGTGGTTATAAATATAGTTACACACTACTGACAGTGATAATATCGGTAGTAATGGCAGTAGTCACGATGGTATAGTGGTAAAGTGATAAAATGATCACACATTTATAAAAGCATCTGTTTGTTGAcagtaaaattttaaatgtaaaaagtaaTGTAAGCGCTCAAAAGGAAAAATGAAGATTTGTATAACGTGCGTGTATTGGACATTACTTTTTATATCAGTTGTTTCCAGGCAAGTACTTTGCTTTTTCCTCTTGTAATGTACCGACAATTCACATACACACGCAAGTTAACTATTAAAGAAGTTTACCACGCGCTTAATTTTGATAGTATTGGTAAAGCATATTGCTAAACCGGTGTATCTCATCTAAATATACGAAAATGGGAAAAAGTATAAGGTTATTATTAAATGTTCTTTTACGATTATGATTCGGAGTACTAAAGATATTAATAGgtttaatatttaaagtttgCAATATATGATTTCTAAAACATTTagtacaaataaagtttatatttattgtataatactTTAAGTTTTAAGAACAATTTGTTCATTCATACAGTAATGTTAATTCAGTGTATTCATATAAATAAACTATTTTCTTATTATGAATATAGTTTTAAATGTGtttttcaagaaaaatttataaattgtaacatggcaagatttataaatttcatattgtGTAATGAAtttaagttttacaatttttctgcttcatttcttttattaatttatattgtataaatgACATTTAAtgttttacatatatttttcattaattttaaatactcatgtgcataaaattatattatgataaatttatttataaaatgtttatatttatatctaCAAGTAATTCTTTACGTTCGCTCATAATAATGCTATTAACCtctattgtatttatttaacttaatttttaaataatagtaataatatatcataataaattattattctcttcaatatttttttatacagaaTAAGTTTTTAGCtatagaaatatttgaagatataaataGTTACTGGTTTTAAATGTGCGACGAATtgaattatatatgtatattatctgAAAACAAATCTGTAAAGAAACAATGTAAAATCCAAAtcgaaattctaattttaaaatatatgtattttaaaaaatctatcaaatcattgttactttattatttaaatatttattcacatGTACAtctcatttatttttctatgcTTAAAGTAACTTCATCAAATTCCTTTAATgcttataataatacataaactATTATGAAAGTTTGCATTTCTTCTTTCACAATGTAATGTTATCTTTTTGCAGTGCATTGCTATTTATTATAGTAGCTTGTGAAAATGCACAAACTAATTATTATTTGCCAGTCAAAAGGAATGACTCTTCAGAGACTTACGATAATGATACCTTGGATCATATAGATGATAATAGTTTAGAGACATCAAATATAGCATTTACCAGACTACAGAATTCAAAAAAATTGGAGCACCAGTATGAAGATCATTATTATCAAGTAAGAATGCAAAAGAAAAaggtattataaattatacgatAAGTTATACCATTATTTGGAGATGctatgttattaaaaaattgtaaatagctaagaaatatttcaattttttttttcattatattaaatgtaatttacatttgtgttaaaatataataaatcttaaataaatctttaggacaaatttgcaaaaaaagcTATTGATTTTGAAAGTGTTATAAAAAGTAAAGTAAGGAGAAAAGAGAATCCTTATAAAAATCCAGATATTGTGGCTGAGACTCTTACTCAACAACCTAATTTATCTCAGGGGTAAGTTTTTGTTGTGTGTAAAAAAATTGTGTGTTAAAAAATCTTACtgaattgtatataataaaagaatagAATGTAAGCATGTCAAATAGCcaattattttactaaaatagtttcatttatgaattaaactttatacatagttttatactttaaaactaaaaattggCTTTAAGAATATCtgttaattaaatgttttttatatatcttttacaatttttttgtacataataaactgaaattttaataaagcaaaaataataaattacagaattagTACAAATTTTGcagtataaattaaattatatatttagataaaatattttatctatttttataatgttttagGAAATGTAATTTATTGGTAAATAGTATTGTTCGCTAAAAATAATTATCATAGGGCAGATGagatttttttcaaataattgtgaataacttgcattaaataattaaagttaacattataatttctgttaataacaatttagacaaattgttattacaaaaaaaaaatttaatgatatactttgtatttaaaatgtaaataattttattatgtttttaataatttaataaacattcaatataaaagtttaaacTGAATATTCTGTATTActatattataacaattttgatTTAAATATGCCCAAATTGAAATATCAATGTATGTAGTGCATTCTTTTATGAGTGTAATTGAGTATAGGAATACTGTCTACAGATGAAGCCTTTTAAATGTTTGTTATCCCTTTTCATGCATTGCTTCTGTGACATCAAAATATCAACAGATTGTAGAGTTATACTATATTGAATtatagtattaaaaatattttattactatttatttgttattagttaactaaattataaaaaaaaggtACTAAACAGATATAAATAAGAAcaagaataatataaaataggagcaaatagaataattattttaggtACAATTTAGATGTAGAAGAATAAGCTACATTAAAAATGGAGccaatgtaaatttaataaattaatctatTGTATACGTATTATGTGtatttgaatatattaaataaataatctatattttgattgtaaaatttctttaaaagatataatttattgtttataataactGTCTAAAAGTTGCTACATAATTTTTATGCTGAAAGGCATTTTAAAAAATGCTAAAATTTACTTAgatacaaatatttctttttttttgtaaacagAATTTCTGAAAGTGAACAAACAACAGTTTTACCTTTAATGGATACAACTGTAGCAGAGTTACAAAGTTTGGCAGAGCCAAAGCTGAATCAAGAATTTTCAAGGACAAGATTATTTCCAAAGAATTCATCAATGCTAACAAACAATGCGAATCTTGGACAAACAACAACACAAGCACCAGATGAAATTTCATCAAATACACAAAGTCTACCTCCACCAAGTATTAATGAAATTACAGAAACGCTTAATGAAACAAATACTCTCCAAGAGGAATCTGTATTATTATCACATTCAGTTAAAGAAGAGATACCagaagtagtagtagtagtaagaGCTGAACAAGGTCCTATCACGACTGATGAATTAGAATTCAAATTTGACGATGTTAAAACACTTTCTGATGAGATACCTAAAGTTGATGGAACATTTGCAACAACTCCAGAATTAAGCGATTCAGAAGCCAAAGCTCGACTAGTAGGAGATAACAGAGACGAAGGAGCTGCAATTGTTCTTGGTGAAGGAATTGTGTCTGTGGGATCAGCAAATCCTCATGAGGATATTCCATCTTTTAGTGAATGGACTCAGAAAAGACTAGAAGAAgctgaaaaaaagaaaagtgagtatttgaatttataaattcaataatcacagtacttaattaaattaagtaattgaACAAATATTATCTTTTTTGTAGCACATCCAAATGCATCTGTTCAAAATGCAGGGACTCCAACACGGGGAATAGGTAGTATGAAGGTTCGTTCTAAGAATTATGCTTCTCCTGATTGTGGAGCTAAAATTGTAGCGGCTAATCCAGAAGCACAAAGTGCCAGAAGTGTGTTAGTGTCGACCAGAGATGAATATATGCTCAATACGTGTACGTCACGGATATGGTTTGTGGTAGAACTTTGTGAAGCTATTcaagcaaaaaaaattgaactggCAAATTTTGAGCTTTTCAGTTCATCACCAAAAGATTTTTCTGTATACATTAGTGATCGTTTTCCTACAAGAGATTGGAGTCCAGTTGGTCAATTTACTGCAAAAGACACAAAGGATATTCAAAGTTTTGCTTTACAGCCACAtctttttggaaaatttataaaaattgaattacacaCCTATTATGGATCTGAACATTTTTGCCCTATTTCTTTATTTCGTGCTTATGGTACCAGTGAATTTGAGGTTTTAGAAACGGAAACGGAAAATCAAATTTCCAGAGAAACAAGTACTGATGAAGATGATGGTGAAGACAGTGATGAGGAAGAAGTTTTGGATGTTGAAAGTGGTGATCCACCAAGAAATTTATTCGGTAGCGCCAGGGATGCTGTGCTAAGTATCATGAAAAAAGCAGCTGAAGTATTAGTAAAATCTAGCGAATTGACTGgcaataatattacaaaaattcaacAAAGCATAGATAGTGGAAACATTCTTGAAAATTCTTTTATTAGTTGCACTACGCCACGGTACACCATTCTTTGTGATAAGTGTTCGGATCAGAAATTTGCTGAAATCTTCCAGTTAGTTAGTTGTAGGGAACAACAGCTGAAtgaattgttaaaaattgatcTTGTTAATAGAACTTTAAGACAAAGTGGACTTTGTAAGATATATGGTGTAGGAGTCGAAACTTTCGAAAAAAGAGGAACGGAAGAACAAAGTGACgaagtaaaagaagaaaaaaaatataaccaAGTTGAAGGAAGATATGGTTCGACGAAAAATTTTCAGTTGACATTCATAACGTCTATATTTAAGCCTGAATACATCGCAGCGCTCTGTAATATATTAGCAATAAAAGAACGGAAAATGGTAATGAATACTAGCCATGAAATGccatttaacaatttcaataaTGTTGTTAAAGAAGATATACCAGATAAACATAAAGAAGACCAGAATGACGACGGGATTAAATCTTTTCAACAAGCAGCAACTGTATGCACTTCAAGCTCAAATGCAGACTCTTTTAAATCGGAGTCATCTAAAGCAATTCCGAAAAGCACTCAAGAATTGCACACCAAAGAAGTTAATAAGTTTACTGGTGCACCCATTGAGATTTTCTTAAgtactgaaaatataaataaagaaataaatccaAGTGATACCtttgaaaaagaagaaataaagaatGATTCTACAATTCCAATTTTAGAATCTAATAAAGGTATTGAAGAATCAGTTGAGACAGAACTATTAACAACTACTCCTGCCCCTTTAAAGGATGGACAACATTCAACTTTAAAAACTTCTGAAAAACCATCAACTCCTTCTGGCATTTCCACTGAAAATTTACCTCAGACAACTATTCCTGCTCCAATAACCactattgacaataatgagCTTCCAAGTGATGATACGGTGCCCGATATAGACACATTGGAATTTGTTGACTTGCAAAATAAGGTGGAGGCAATGGAGCATTTAGATCAAGAAGGAAAACAAGGACAAGCAGAAAATTTAGAACAAGAAGTTAAGTTACCCCCTCAAGATCCATTAATTGATACATTGTTATCTGATTTAAAAGATTTGGAAGGAGAAACACCACATGTTCAGAATGAGCCTGCTGTAAGTGCTTCAGTAACACAGTCAGCAACAAATACCATGCCACAAAAAGAATCTGTTTTTCTTAGATTATCCAATAGAATTAAAGTAAGTATAAGTATctgtttgataatattaagtattttaagtaattaaaaatacaaaaacttttcaacttatgatttgaataattaGTCTTTTAAGAATAAGATATCTTACAAATGTATACGTAGAAATTTACAGTGTTTTATATCATCTGCATTATTATTTTTAGGCGTTAGAAAGGAATATGTCATTAAGTGGACAGTATTTAGAAGAATTAAGTCGTCGATATAAAAAGCAAGTTGAAGAAATGCAAAGATCGCTTGAACGAACAGTTTCCACAATGAACGAAGAAACACGAAAAAGAGAAGAACGCGAGTCAAAAAGAGCAGAAGAAATTGCGATTTTAAGGGAAGAACTtgccaatctttcaaattcgaTGGAAAATCTTctatatgatcgcgatagttGGAGTGGAAAACTCTCAATGATAAGTCAACATATACTGTTAATGTGTTCTGAAGTTTTtgtgatatatttatttattttatattatcgaagaagtAATAGTAAGAGATCACAGACAAAAGAGAATGAACATACACAAAAAGATACAGTGCGACGGAAAAGTGCAGAAAATTTTAGTTCGCACACGAAAAAAACAAAAAAGCGACGACCAAGCGAAATAGCTTCTCATATTACAGGTACATATCGTGAGTTAATGATCAATGATAAATTCCAAGAAACtaagaaggaaaagaaaaagaagcgcAAAAAAGGAaccgttttaattaattatcagACAAATGTAAATAGCGAGGCAGAAAGTAGTTTGACAACACAACGCAGAACTTCTCTAACAGATAATATGAAAGTACCATTAAAGAGTGTTTCATCATATGAAATATTACAAACAGATGAGACTCAAAAACAAATTTGCAGACGATTGAAATCTGCACCAGAAAATGCAGTTGATTGGTTTGATAACACTGTGTGTCAAACAGAATGCAATGCTCAGTTAACCGTGTCATACACTAACACCCTAGAAACAGAGTCTGCAAAGAGTTCCGAATTGAGTAATTCTTATGCTGAAAATTTGAACGAATCAAATTCATCATTAACAAATGTGATCCCTAAAACAGTTCCTTTAAATGACCAAAATATTACTGAACCATCCACAGATATTTTGAATTCAAAAAATAGTAGTATTACATTAAAAGATATCAAATTAAATGCAACACCTTCATTTATGAAAAGTGCTTGGAGTAccagaaaaaagagaaaagtaaATTCGAATGATATAAATGGAGAATGGAGTCACAGTTTGGACGATTCTGATGGTAAATTGACTCAAGCAAGTTCAACTACTTCAAAAAAGATTCATACTGATGGTGATACAACTACTAATGGTCTGTTACTGGAGCAAAGCGATGAATCTACAAGCAGTAGTATTACATCTATGTCTAAAAAAAAGGATAAAAAGAGTACTAGTTTTAGAAAAATGGTgagaaaatttttttgattaaaataGGCTTGCCAACGATAGCTGATTAAAAAGATAGCTTGAAATTGTTGgaatttaaaatactttaaacaTAGAGTACGCTTGATTCGAATGCTTCGCTCGTatgaatgtattaaataaatcgTAGTATATTAAAATCTTCAGGTTTATCAAGATTTGCTTATATGAAACTGTATGCATTCATAGATGTAACTATAACTATTAAGTAAAATATTCTTTAAGTAGAACGTtcgaaaataaaatgatttcaTTATGgcatacagtattctctccgtaaatattaaaattctatccccactactgggagGATCCCCCTTGGAATCAGTCAAGAATAaaacatactaatgcaagcaaaggaaaagatagcaattttcttatttcttactgttttttcatgaaacttttactgtcgtaTTTGTCTAGTTTTCCTCTTTTgagtgttctgtcttttaaatttaaaaatcaaaattctttatttttggtttttcgccaatggaacttttaccatcgtatttgtctcgcttttctgattaaaatgacaccaaacacgatatgactacgatcgtaattacttatgtaacaagtcaTAAAAGTTTCGGGCTTTCACACCTACGGCAAACTTTACATTTATGGCAGAGATACGAATTCCTCCTaacggcttgctatacaagtaattatgattttaattatacgataatcaaagtttcattcacgaaaaaccaaaaataaagaattttaatttttgaatttaaaagacagaacacgcacgagtctttcatgtttgctgaACCTCAgttcctctttgtcttttgtgttgctgtctttttctattacaaaaaaaatttttactacaaagaatgtaataCCTATTCCATAAATATTACAATCGAGACCCgaagttttaacatttacggagagaacaCTGTATTAGCAAAATTACATCAGCTTTAAATTTGCATAAAGGTGTCTCGTTTGCCAGAGTTTCCTTTTATCAATTACTTTCAGAATCACCGTTAATCCAGTTCGTTGCATGACTATACGAGCGATCAGTCGAAAACAAAATAAAGAGCAacaacaatttatataaaatatatgaaagctGTATTTGAGAGAACAAACTCTTAAT
Protein-coding regions in this window:
- the lic gene encoding dual specificity mitogen-activated protein kinase kinase lic, with product MALRRGKKNLKLQVSEEAPVPVTPPRNLDKRTTITIGEKTFVVEADDLETICILGRGAYGIVDKMRHKQSGTIMAVKRITATVNTQEQKRLLMDLDISMRSSACQYTVQFYGALFREGDVWICMEVMDMSLDKFYTKVYKYGRAIPEDILGKIAFAVVSALHYLYSQLRVIHRDVKPSNILINRKGEVKICDFGISGYLVDSVAKTIDAGCKPYMAPERIDPSGNPSQYDIRSDVWSLGISLVELATGKFPYESWGTPFEQLKQVVKDEAPKLPANKFSANFEEFINKCLMKDYTARPNYNQLLKLDFIMEHSKKETNVAEFVGEILDLPEVEQPA